From the genome of Anopheles moucheti chromosome 3, idAnoMoucSN_F20_07, whole genome shotgun sequence, one region includes:
- the LOC128301095 gene encoding UDP-N-acetylglucosamine--peptide N-acetylglucosaminyltransferase 110 kDa subunit: MSSVENAENGVGKYSYQTVYYIITNNNSTEGEPDQVENLHAITAAVDSELTRKRRRIEAIKMQGQISGAVQTQGGSPQAAALAAQQQQQQQSISVKMDPANQLSSAGLLELAHREYQAVDYENAERHCMQLWRQESNNTGVLLLLSSIHFQCRRLDKSAQFSTLAIKQNPLLAEAYSNLGNVYKERGQLQEALENYRHAVRLKPDFIDGYINLAAALVAARDMEQAVQAYVTALQYNPDLYCVRSDLGNLLKALGRLDEAKACYLKAIETRPDFAVAWSNLGCVFNAQGEIWLAIHHFEKAVALDPNFLDAYINLGNVLKEARIFDRAVAAYLRALNLSPNNAVVHGNLACVYYEQGLIDLAIDTYRRAIDLQPNFPDAYCNLANALKEKGQVKEAEECYNIALRLCPNHADSLNNLANIKREQGYIEEATRLYLKALEVFPEFAAAHSNLASVLQQQGKLNEALLHYKEAIRIQPTFADAYSNMGNTLKEMQDVAGALQCYTRAIQINPAFADAHSNLASIHKDSGNIPEAIQSYRTALKLKPDFPDAYCNLAHCLQIVCDWTDYEARMKKLVAIVADQLDKNRLPSVHPHHSMLYPLSHEFRKTIAARHANLCLEKINVLHKPPYKFVRELNGRLRIGYVSSDFGNHPTSHLMQSIPGLHERNRVEIFCYALSPDDGTTFRGKISRETEHFIDLSQTPCNGKAADRIHADGIHILVNMNGYTKGARNEIFALRPAPVQVMWLGYPGTSGASFMDYIITDAVTSPLALEAQYSEKLAYMPHTYFIGDHRQMFPHLKERVIVSNKTQSNSLADNVAVINATDLSPLVESTDVKTVREVVLANKPVEIQHKVAELPTTTPIETMIASGQVQTSLNGVVVQNGLATTQTNNKAATGEEVPQNIVVTTRQQYGLPDDAIVYCNFNQLYKIDPLTLQSWVTILKHVPNSVLWLLRFPAVGEANIQATAQQLGISAGRIIFSNVAAKEEHVRRGQLADVCLDTPLCNGHTTSMDVLWTGTPVVTLPAETLASRVAASQLATLGCPELIAESRQEYQDIAIKLGTDREYLKAIRAKVWVARCDSPLFDCKQYAQGLETLFYKMWERFARGERPDHIAAKEK; encoded by the exons ATAACTGCAGCCGTCGACAGTGAACTTACACGGAAGCGTCGCAGAATCGAAGCAATTAAGATGCAAGGACAAATATCCGGCGCAGTACAGACCCAAGGCGGCTCACCGCAGGCTGCTGCCTTAGcagcacagcaacagcagcaacaacaaagcaTTTCGGTGAAAATGGATCCAGCGAATCAGCTGTCTTCTGCTG GTCTGTTGGAGTTGGCACACCGAGAGTATCAAGCGGTGGATTACGAAAATGCCGAACGCCACTGCATGCAGCTCTGGCGCCAGGAAAGCAATAATACGGGAGTACTTTTGCTTCTGTCGTCGATTCATTTTCAGTGCAGACGGCTGGACAAATCGGCACAATTTTCTACACTGGCCATCAAGCAAAATCCTCTGCTCGCCGAAGCGTACAG CAATCTGGGAAATGTTTATAAGGAACGCGGACAGCTTCAGGAAGCCCTAGAAAACTATCGACATGCAGTGCGTTTGAAGCCCGATTTCATTGACGGGTACATCAACCTGGCCGCTGCATTAGTTGCAGCTCGTGACATGGAACAGGCAGTCCAAGCGTACGTCACTGCCCTGCAATACAACCCG GATCTGTACTGTGTGAGAAGTGATTtgggaaatttgttgaaaGCACTTGGCCGGCTTGACGAAGCGAAG GCATGCTATCTGAAAGCCATCGAAACTAGACCAGACTTTGCGGTGGCCTGGAGCAATCTCGGATGTGTCTTCAATGCGCAGGGTGAGATATGGCTGGCGATACATCACTTCGAGAAGGCGGTTGCTCTCGACCCGAACTTCCTCGATGCCTACATCAATCTGGGCAACGTGCTGAAGGAAGCCCGCATCTTCGACAG AGCCGTCGCTGCATACCTTCGTGCGCTAAATTTGTCACCCAACAATGCCGTTGTGCATGGAAATCTGGCCTGCGTATACTACGAGCAGGGGCTTATCGATCTGGCCATCGATACATACCGGCGTGCGATCGACCTGCAGCCCAACTTCCCCGACGCGTACTGCAATTTGGCGAACGCGCTGAAGGAAAAGGGACAGGTAAAGGAGGCGGAAGAATGCTACAATATCGCCCTTCGCCTCTGCCCGAACCATGCCGATTCGCTCAACAATCTGGCCAACATCAAGCGCGAACAGGGCTACATCGAGGAAGCGACACGGCTGTACCTCAAAGCGCTCGAGGTGTTCCCGGAGTTTGCGGCCGCACACTCGAACCTGGCGTCGGTGCTGCAACAGCAGGGCAAGCTGAACGAAGCACTGCTACACTACAAGGAAGCGATCCGCATCCAGCCAACGTTTGCCGATGCGTACTCCAATATGGGCAACACGCTGAAGGAGATGCAGGATGTGGCCGGTGCACTGCAGTGCTATACGCGCGCTATCCAAATAAATCCCGCGTTCGCTGATGcgcacagcaatttggcgaGTATTCACAAGGATTCGGGTAACATCCCGGAGGCGATACAGTCGTACCGGACGGCACTGAAGTTGAAGCCCGATTTCCCGGACGCGTACTGCAATCTTGCCCACTGTTTGCAGATCGTTTGCGACTGGACGGACTATGAGGCGCGTATGAAGAAGCTGGTAGCGATCGTTGCCGACCAGTTGGATAAGAATCGGCTACCGTCGGTACATCCGCATCATTCGATGCTTTATCCGTTGTCACACGAGTTCCGCAAGACGATCGCTGCACGGCATGCAAATCTGTGTCTGGAGAAGATAAACGTACTGCACAAGCCACCGTACAAGTTCGTTCGTGAGCTGAATGGAAGGTTGCGTATCGGATACGTAAGCAGCGATTTCGGTAACCATCCCACGTCACATCTGATGCAGTCCATTCCTGGATTGCACGAGCGCAACCGGGTGGAGATCTTCTGCTATGCGCTTAGCCCCGACGATGGTACGACGTTCCGTGGCAAAATAAGCCGTGAAACGGAACACTTTATCGATCTATCGCAAACGCCCTGCAATGGTAAGGCCGCAGATCGAATCCACGCCGATGGTATCCACATTTTGGTGAACATGAATGGCTATACGAAGGGAGCGCGGAATGAAATCTTCGCCCTACGGCCCGCTCCGGTGCAGGTGATGTGGCTCGGCTACCCGGGTACGTCGGGTGCATCGTTCATGGATTATATCATTACGGATGCGGTCACATCACCATTGGCGCTGGAAGCACAGTACAGCGAAAAATTAGCCTACATGCCGCACACATACTTCATTGGCGATCATCGGCAGATGTTCCCACATCTGAAGGAACGGGTAATTGTAAGCAATAAAACGCAAAGCAATTCCCTTGCAGACAACGTAGCCGTGATCAATGCGACCGATCTATCGCCACTGGTCGAAAGCACCGATGTGAAAACGGTTCGAGAGGTGGTGCTTGCCAACAAGCCGGTCGAAATTCAGCACAAAGTGGCCGAACTACCAACGACAACGCCGATCGAGACGATGATCGCATCCGGTCAGGTGCAAACCTCGCTGAATGGCGTGGTGGTACAGAACGGTCTAGCGacaacgcaaacaaacaacaaggcCGCAACCGGTGAGGAAGTGCCACAGAATATTGTCGTTACGACCAGGCAACAGTACGGTTTGCCGGACGATGCGATTGTATATTGTAACTTCAATCAGCTGTACAAGATCGATCCACTGACCTTGCAGTCTTGGGTTACGATTTTGAAACACGTTCCCAACTCTGTGCTCTGGTTGCTACGGTTCCCGGCGGTCGGCGAGGCTAACATTCAAGCGACCGCCCAGCAGCTGGGTATTTCTGCGGGACGTATCATCTTCTCGAATGTTGCCGCCAAGGAGGAACATGTACGCCGTGGCCAGCTGGCGGATGTTTGTCTGGATACGCCCCTCTGCAATGGACACACGACATCGATGGATGTGCTTTGGACGGGAACGCCCGTAGTAACGCTTCCAGCTGAAACATTGGCATCAAG AGTTGCCGCATCGCAGCTGGCAACACTCGGCTGCCCGGAACTGATTGCCGAATCCCGTCAGGAGTATCAGGACATCGCAATCAAGCTCGGCACCGACAGAGAGTATCTGAAAGCGATCCGCGCCAAAGTGTGGGTAGCTCGCTGTGATAGTCCACTGTTCGATTGCAAGCAGTATGCACAGGGTTTGGAAACGCTTTTCTAT